One stretch of Lysobacterales bacterium DNA includes these proteins:
- a CDS encoding cytochrome c oxidase subunit 3, producing the protein MGQSESHDPNLYYVPHGSRWPIVASLALFTTMLGAAMSLNHSAGGKALLIAGVLALVGMLFGWFGDVIRESIQGFYNRQVDISFRMGMIWFIFSEVMFFAAFFGALFYARMFSVPWLGGDGDGALTHEYLWQGYSAAWPTNGPLKVGGAFETIGAWGLPFLNTLLLLSSGLTVTVAHHALRAGARGRLLVFLGATVLLGAAFLYFQATEYYHAYHTLGLTLGSGIYGSTFFMLTGFHGLHVTLGTVMLMVIWVRCAKGHFSRDQHFGFEAVAWYWHFVDVVWLGLFLFVYIL; encoded by the coding sequence ATGGGCCAGAGCGAATCGCACGATCCGAACCTCTATTACGTCCCGCACGGCAGCCGTTGGCCGATCGTGGCGTCGCTGGCCCTGTTCACGACCATGCTCGGGGCAGCGATGTCGCTGAATCACAGCGCTGGCGGCAAGGCGCTGCTCATCGCCGGCGTGCTGGCCCTGGTCGGCATGCTGTTCGGCTGGTTTGGCGACGTGATCCGCGAGTCGATCCAGGGCTTCTACAACCGCCAGGTCGACATCAGCTTCCGCATGGGCATGATCTGGTTCATCTTCTCCGAGGTGATGTTCTTCGCCGCCTTCTTTGGCGCGCTGTTCTACGCGCGCATGTTCTCGGTGCCGTGGCTCGGCGGCGACGGCGACGGCGCGCTCACGCACGAATACCTGTGGCAGGGCTACAGTGCGGCGTGGCCGACCAATGGACCGCTCAAGGTCGGGGGCGCGTTCGAGACCATCGGCGCCTGGGGCCTGCCGTTCCTGAATACGCTGCTGCTGCTGAGTTCGGGACTCACCGTCACCGTTGCGCACCACGCGCTGCGCGCGGGCGCACGCGGGCGTCTTCTCGTCTTCCTCGGCGCCACCGTGCTGCTGGGCGCCGCGTTCCTGTACTTCCAGGCGACCGAGTACTACCACGCCTACCACACGCTCGGACTGACCCTTGGTTCCGGCATCTACGGCAGCACCTTCTTCATGCTCACCGGCTTCCACGGCCTGCACGTGACGCTCGGAACGGTGATGCTGATGGTGATCTGGGTGCGCTGCGCCAAGGGCCACTTCAGCCGCGACCAGCACTTCGGCTTCGAGGCCGTGGCTTGGTACTGGCATTTCGTCGACGTGGTCTGGCTCGGCCTGTTCCTGTTCGTCTACATTCTGTAG
- a CDS encoding twin transmembrane helix small protein, translating to MGQNLFIVLVFLAIVYNLGAGLYYMLTDKGASDRTVDALTRRILISAALFALIGIGIWMGWIAPHGIAVR from the coding sequence ATGGGACAGAACCTGTTCATCGTGCTGGTGTTCCTGGCGATCGTCTACAACCTCGGCGCCGGCCTCTACTACATGCTGACCGACAAGGGTGCGAGCGACCGTACTGTCGACGCGCTGACGCGCCGCATTCTGATCTCGGCGGCGTTGTTCGCGCTGATCGGCATCGGCATCTGGATGGGCTGGATCGCCCCGCACGGCATCGCCGTGCGCTGA